The Daucus carota subsp. sativus chromosome 9, DH1 v3.0, whole genome shotgun sequence genome window below encodes:
- the LOC108225480 gene encoding uncharacterized protein LOC108225480 isoform X2 codes for MGENVTEGTNLPPPPPLTEYEVQRAIRIQKNNEVYYALNLPVLSAGLKKAESKDKQKEKTRDGSEDYDPAQDDGSDAAGSVSPPKGKKKESKKKLVMGRGPTTRSRANVGSKTTEDGSDKEPTHHSVQPTTVANPLIEIPQADDGNGSMTAFLALRKRQQEDAKKEKEEKEKLEKERVEKKKALADASKKVVQESMSEIEEGDEEVVVPYRPRGKTRMDKVHTRSFEQRIVIGMNELGQPITENDKVLSELSSFLGTLAKRCVPLTYVTWRKVPKNLKETMWNYVKARYIIPDELESWAIETIHASWRGYKCRTKAAHYTAFETDEIRLQNRPDDIPLERFKLLLEYWNDESIQDKARKNSNSRKSYTETHTLGPKSIAQLRHKMKKNAPDESEPCDAEVFVKTRTRDAGRKYKTSTKTMEKKIDKINKKINSGEAADEMLLDKEHGPTWLLGRCKKPQKLSAAAPTDTYVKELTTKIKEGLAAEVEEKVKKIQEEVDEQVNRKVQQNLASVLKKLGEANPNITIDVTELCAHVASDNDDGTPMTKGTSF; via the exons GGTACAAACCTACCTCCTCCCCCACCCTTGACAGAGTATGAAGTTCAGAGAGCTATAAGGATCCAAAAGAATAATGAAGTTTATTATGCTCTGAATTTACCTGTGCTATCAGCTGGACTTAAAAAAGCTGAATCGAAggacaaacaaaaagaaaagacgCGGGATGGGAGTGAAGATTATGATCCAGCACAGGATGATGGTAGCGATGCTGCTGGATCAGTGTCTCCACCAAAG ggaaagaagaaagaaagtaaaaaaaagCTTGTCATGGGACGTGGACCAACAACACGTTCTCGAGCCAATGTTGGAAGCAAGACAACTGAGGATGGAAGCGATAAGGAACCGACGCATCATTCGGTACAACCAACAACAGTTGCAAATCCATTAATTGAGATACCCCAAGCAGATGATGGAAATGGTTCAATGACTGCTTTTTTGGCTCTCCGGAAACGCCAACAAGAGGACgctaaaaaggaaaaagaagaaaaagaaaagctcGAAAAAGAAAGAGTTGAAAAGAAAAAAGCTCTTGCAGATGCAAGTAAAAAGGTTGTTCAAGAATCTATGTCTGAAATAGAAGAGGGCGATGAAGAAG TTGTAGTTCCATACCGCCCAAGAGGAAAGACAAGAATGGATAAAGTTCATACAAGAAGTTTTGAGCAGAGAATTGTGATTGGGATGAATGAGCTGGGCCAACCCATAACAGAAAATGACAAGGTACTCTCTGAGCTGAGTAGCTTTTTGGGAACACTGGCCAAGCGATGTGTGCCACTGACTTATGTAACTTGGCGCAAAGTTCCTAAAAATTTGAAGGAAACTATGTGGAATTATGTCAAG GCCCGCTATATTATTCCCGATGAACTGGAAAGTTGGGCAATTGAGACAATTCATGCGTCCTGGAGGGGGTATAAGTGTCGAACTAAGGCAGCGCATTATACAGCTTTTGAAACTGATGAAATTAGGCTACAAAATAGGCCTGATGATATTCCACTTGAGAGGTTCAAATTGCTGTTGGAATATTGGAATGATGAAAGTATTCAG GATAAAGCCAGGAAAAATTCAAATAGCCGCAAGTCATATACCGAGACTCACACTCTTGGTCCTAAAAGTATCGCACAGCTTCGACACAAAATG aaaaagaATGCCCCAGATGAGTCTGAACCATGTGATGCAGAGGTTTTTGTGAAAACTCGGACTCGTGATGCAGGACGCAAGTACAAGACCAGTACTAAAACAATGGAAAAGAAAATT gataaaattaacaaaaaaatcaattccgGGGAGGCTGCTGATGAAATGCTTTTGGATAAAGAGCATGGCCCGACTTGGCTCTTAGGGAGATGCAAGAAGCCGCAAAAACTATCAGCTGCTGCTCCAACGGATACATATGTCAAAGAATTGACAACAAAAATTAAGGAAGGCCTTGCTGCTGAAGTCGAGGAAAAAGTGAAGAAAATCCAAGAAGAGGTAGATGAGCAGGTAAACAGGAAGGTGCAACAAAATTTGGCATCGGTCCTTAAGAAACTTGGTGAAGCAAACCCCAACATCACAATTGATGTTACAGAGCTGTGTGCACATGTGGCTAGTGACAATGACGATGGCACACCAATGACTAAAGGCACCAGCTTCTAG
- the LOC108225480 gene encoding uncharacterized protein LOC108225480 isoform X1, translating to MGENVTEGTNLPPPPPLTEYEVQRAIRIQKNNEVYYALNLPVLSAGLKKAESKDKQKEKTRDGSEDYDPAQDDGSDAAGSVSPPKGKKKESKKKLVMGRGPTTRSRANVGSKTTEDGSDKEPTHHSVQPTTVANPLIEIPQADDGNGSMTAFLALRKRQQEDAKKEKEEKEKLEKERVEKKKALADASKKVVQESMSEIEEGDEEEVVVPYRPRGKTRMDKVHTRSFEQRIVIGMNELGQPITENDKVLSELSSFLGTLAKRCVPLTYVTWRKVPKNLKETMWNYVKARYIIPDELESWAIETIHASWRGYKCRTKAAHYTAFETDEIRLQNRPDDIPLERFKLLLEYWNDESIQDKARKNSNSRKSYTETHTLGPKSIAQLRHKMKKNAPDESEPCDAEVFVKTRTRDAGRKYKTSTKTMEKKIDKINKKINSGEAADEMLLDKEHGPTWLLGRCKKPQKLSAAAPTDTYVKELTTKIKEGLAAEVEEKVKKIQEEVDEQVNRKVQQNLASVLKKLGEANPNITIDVTELCAHVASDNDDGTPMTKGTSF from the exons GGTACAAACCTACCTCCTCCCCCACCCTTGACAGAGTATGAAGTTCAGAGAGCTATAAGGATCCAAAAGAATAATGAAGTTTATTATGCTCTGAATTTACCTGTGCTATCAGCTGGACTTAAAAAAGCTGAATCGAAggacaaacaaaaagaaaagacgCGGGATGGGAGTGAAGATTATGATCCAGCACAGGATGATGGTAGCGATGCTGCTGGATCAGTGTCTCCACCAAAG ggaaagaagaaagaaagtaaaaaaaagCTTGTCATGGGACGTGGACCAACAACACGTTCTCGAGCCAATGTTGGAAGCAAGACAACTGAGGATGGAAGCGATAAGGAACCGACGCATCATTCGGTACAACCAACAACAGTTGCAAATCCATTAATTGAGATACCCCAAGCAGATGATGGAAATGGTTCAATGACTGCTTTTTTGGCTCTCCGGAAACGCCAACAAGAGGACgctaaaaaggaaaaagaagaaaaagaaaagctcGAAAAAGAAAGAGTTGAAAAGAAAAAAGCTCTTGCAGATGCAAGTAAAAAGGTTGTTCAAGAATCTATGTCTGAAATAGAAGAGGGCGATGAAGAAG AAGTTGTAGTTCCATACCGCCCAAGAGGAAAGACAAGAATGGATAAAGTTCATACAAGAAGTTTTGAGCAGAGAATTGTGATTGGGATGAATGAGCTGGGCCAACCCATAACAGAAAATGACAAGGTACTCTCTGAGCTGAGTAGCTTTTTGGGAACACTGGCCAAGCGATGTGTGCCACTGACTTATGTAACTTGGCGCAAAGTTCCTAAAAATTTGAAGGAAACTATGTGGAATTATGTCAAG GCCCGCTATATTATTCCCGATGAACTGGAAAGTTGGGCAATTGAGACAATTCATGCGTCCTGGAGGGGGTATAAGTGTCGAACTAAGGCAGCGCATTATACAGCTTTTGAAACTGATGAAATTAGGCTACAAAATAGGCCTGATGATATTCCACTTGAGAGGTTCAAATTGCTGTTGGAATATTGGAATGATGAAAGTATTCAG GATAAAGCCAGGAAAAATTCAAATAGCCGCAAGTCATATACCGAGACTCACACTCTTGGTCCTAAAAGTATCGCACAGCTTCGACACAAAATG aaaaagaATGCCCCAGATGAGTCTGAACCATGTGATGCAGAGGTTTTTGTGAAAACTCGGACTCGTGATGCAGGACGCAAGTACAAGACCAGTACTAAAACAATGGAAAAGAAAATT gataaaattaacaaaaaaatcaattccgGGGAGGCTGCTGATGAAATGCTTTTGGATAAAGAGCATGGCCCGACTTGGCTCTTAGGGAGATGCAAGAAGCCGCAAAAACTATCAGCTGCTGCTCCAACGGATACATATGTCAAAGAATTGACAACAAAAATTAAGGAAGGCCTTGCTGCTGAAGTCGAGGAAAAAGTGAAGAAAATCCAAGAAGAGGTAGATGAGCAGGTAAACAGGAAGGTGCAACAAAATTTGGCATCGGTCCTTAAGAAACTTGGTGAAGCAAACCCCAACATCACAATTGATGTTACAGAGCTGTGTGCACATGTGGCTAGTGACAATGACGATGGCACACCAATGACTAAAGGCACCAGCTTCTAG
- the LOC108225480 gene encoding uncharacterized protein LOC108225480 isoform X3 — protein MGRGPTTRSRANVGSKTTEDGSDKEPTHHSVQPTTVANPLIEIPQADDGNGSMTAFLALRKRQQEDAKKEKEEKEKLEKERVEKKKALADASKKVVQESMSEIEEGDEEEVVVPYRPRGKTRMDKVHTRSFEQRIVIGMNELGQPITENDKVLSELSSFLGTLAKRCVPLTYVTWRKVPKNLKETMWNYVKARYIIPDELESWAIETIHASWRGYKCRTKAAHYTAFETDEIRLQNRPDDIPLERFKLLLEYWNDESIQDKARKNSNSRKSYTETHTLGPKSIAQLRHKMKKNAPDESEPCDAEVFVKTRTRDAGRKYKTSTKTMEKKIDKINKKINSGEAADEMLLDKEHGPTWLLGRCKKPQKLSAAAPTDTYVKELTTKIKEGLAAEVEEKVKKIQEEVDEQVNRKVQQNLASVLKKLGEANPNITIDVTELCAHVASDNDDGTPMTKGTSF, from the exons ATGGGACGTGGACCAACAACACGTTCTCGAGCCAATGTTGGAAGCAAGACAACTGAGGATGGAAGCGATAAGGAACCGACGCATCATTCGGTACAACCAACAACAGTTGCAAATCCATTAATTGAGATACCCCAAGCAGATGATGGAAATGGTTCAATGACTGCTTTTTTGGCTCTCCGGAAACGCCAACAAGAGGACgctaaaaaggaaaaagaagaaaaagaaaagctcGAAAAAGAAAGAGTTGAAAAGAAAAAAGCTCTTGCAGATGCAAGTAAAAAGGTTGTTCAAGAATCTATGTCTGAAATAGAAGAGGGCGATGAAGAAG AAGTTGTAGTTCCATACCGCCCAAGAGGAAAGACAAGAATGGATAAAGTTCATACAAGAAGTTTTGAGCAGAGAATTGTGATTGGGATGAATGAGCTGGGCCAACCCATAACAGAAAATGACAAGGTACTCTCTGAGCTGAGTAGCTTTTTGGGAACACTGGCCAAGCGATGTGTGCCACTGACTTATGTAACTTGGCGCAAAGTTCCTAAAAATTTGAAGGAAACTATGTGGAATTATGTCAAG GCCCGCTATATTATTCCCGATGAACTGGAAAGTTGGGCAATTGAGACAATTCATGCGTCCTGGAGGGGGTATAAGTGTCGAACTAAGGCAGCGCATTATACAGCTTTTGAAACTGATGAAATTAGGCTACAAAATAGGCCTGATGATATTCCACTTGAGAGGTTCAAATTGCTGTTGGAATATTGGAATGATGAAAGTATTCAG GATAAAGCCAGGAAAAATTCAAATAGCCGCAAGTCATATACCGAGACTCACACTCTTGGTCCTAAAAGTATCGCACAGCTTCGACACAAAATG aaaaagaATGCCCCAGATGAGTCTGAACCATGTGATGCAGAGGTTTTTGTGAAAACTCGGACTCGTGATGCAGGACGCAAGTACAAGACCAGTACTAAAACAATGGAAAAGAAAATT gataaaattaacaaaaaaatcaattccgGGGAGGCTGCTGATGAAATGCTTTTGGATAAAGAGCATGGCCCGACTTGGCTCTTAGGGAGATGCAAGAAGCCGCAAAAACTATCAGCTGCTGCTCCAACGGATACATATGTCAAAGAATTGACAACAAAAATTAAGGAAGGCCTTGCTGCTGAAGTCGAGGAAAAAGTGAAGAAAATCCAAGAAGAGGTAGATGAGCAGGTAAACAGGAAGGTGCAACAAAATTTGGCATCGGTCCTTAAGAAACTTGGTGAAGCAAACCCCAACATCACAATTGATGTTACAGAGCTGTGTGCACATGTGGCTAGTGACAATGACGATGGCACACCAATGACTAAAGGCACCAGCTTCTAG